From Butyricimonas paravirosa, one genomic window encodes:
- a CDS encoding PKD-like domain-containing protein → MRKDVLLKLVLLVMLFIGMFTACDDDEKVKVGNPDVAFNTETGEYRVKVGKEVLLQATVSDAMNPLCSWKLNGKIVSTDTTYLFRGEQVGDYFVNFKIDAENGSIEKQVKVSVLDKLPPEVTLDDAAVVMSGRDRSFGAEVSNPEGATYMWVLNGEIVCQDSLFVFNREDVRMYDLSLVVKNEDGATAKSMTVTVVPLAPPKLIFNDGRYRTVSDNRITNFSVPLGRELVLSPYPIDITEKAVYEWQVDGVKQSETTSYFKFAPTAQGRYYITVTATEGGQTASTETYVECVDPEGTHRNWPTDGSSARFTEVFEYIPAPGQFVNFPVGSTEADALAKGKTILDPSTPYLSLGAYGGYVVIGFDHSVENVPGEYDLILEGNAFAGSSEPGIVWVMQDENGNGLPDDTWYELKGSASAEEMSRKYVITYYRPTQERGNSIWSDNYGNAGSVDVNGYHGQTFFFPMFIEEDFMHFGTRLASKVEIRGGLWYNGEYDWGYVDNYGTDKSCFKIDNAIQVDGTPANLKYIDFVMIQTSVNQKAGVLGESSTEFLDGYDYHLKNK, encoded by the coding sequence ATGAGAAAGGATGTTCTATTGAAATTAGTATTACTGGTGATGCTTTTTATCGGTATGTTCACGGCCTGTGACGACGATGAGAAGGTCAAAGTTGGTAATCCCGATGTCGCTTTCAACACGGAAACGGGGGAGTACAGGGTAAAGGTCGGGAAAGAGGTGTTGTTGCAGGCAACGGTGTCGGATGCCATGAATCCCCTGTGTTCTTGGAAATTGAACGGGAAAATAGTTTCTACGGATACCACCTATCTGTTCCGGGGGGAGCAGGTGGGTGATTATTTCGTGAATTTTAAGATTGATGCGGAGAACGGTTCGATTGAAAAACAGGTAAAGGTGTCGGTTCTCGATAAATTACCTCCTGAGGTGACCTTGGATGATGCTGCCGTGGTGATGTCCGGTCGAGATCGGAGTTTTGGGGCCGAAGTGTCGAATCCCGAGGGAGCTACTTATATGTGGGTATTGAATGGTGAGATTGTCTGTCAAGATAGTCTTTTCGTTTTCAACCGGGAGGATGTACGGATGTATGATCTTTCTCTCGTGGTTAAGAACGAGGATGGCGCGACGGCTAAATCTATGACCGTGACGGTTGTACCGCTGGCTCCTCCGAAGTTGATTTTTAATGATGGACGCTATCGTACGGTTTCTGACAATCGGATTACGAATTTCAGTGTACCTTTGGGACGGGAGCTTGTACTCTCTCCTTATCCTATTGACATCACGGAAAAAGCCGTGTATGAATGGCAAGTGGATGGGGTAAAGCAAAGCGAGACGACCTCTTACTTCAAATTTGCTCCCACCGCGCAAGGACGTTACTATATCACCGTGACCGCAACCGAAGGTGGACAGACTGCCTCCACGGAGACTTACGTGGAATGTGTTGATCCGGAGGGTACTCACCGTAATTGGCCGACGGACGGTAGTTCTGCCCGTTTCACGGAAGTCTTTGAGTACATTCCGGCTCCGGGACAATTCGTGAACTTTCCGGTCGGGTCCACGGAAGCCGATGCTTTGGCAAAAGGAAAAACTATTCTTGATCCCTCTACCCCTTATCTCTCGTTGGGAGCTTATGGCGGGTATGTGGTTATTGGTTTTGACCATAGCGTGGAGAACGTGCCGGGTGAATACGATCTGATTTTGGAGGGGAACGCTTTTGCCGGAAGTTCTGAGCCGGGTATCGTTTGGGTGATGCAGGACGAGAATGGAAATGGTTTACCCGATGACACTTGGTACGAGCTGAAAGGAAGTGCCTCTGCGGAAGAGATGTCACGAAAATACGTGATCACTTATTATCGTCCCACGCAAGAGAGAGGGAACTCTATTTGGTCCGATAATTACGGGAATGCCGGTAGCGTGGATGTTAACGGTTATCACGGGCAGACGTTCTTTTTCCCCATGTTCATCGAGGAAGATTTTATGCATTTCGGAACCCGCTTGGCCTCTAAGGTGGAAATACGGGGTGGATTGTGGTACAACGGAGAATACGATTGGGGATATGTTGATAATTATGGAACGGATAAAAGTTGTTTCAAAATTGATAACGCAATCCAAGTCGATGGCACTCCGGCCAATCTGAAATATATTGATTTCGTGATGATCCAGACCAGTGTTAACCAGAAGGCGGGCGTGTTGGGAGAGTCCTCCACGGAGTTCCTTGACGGGTATGATTATCATTTGAAGAATAAATAA
- a CDS encoding leucine-rich repeat protein, whose translation MRLINIKAALFLLCGLVFAVGCDDDDSDFKGRDNYITSFCLVKGETTLTASILDDSLKIVVPEDFSFDGMRPEFSVSENATISPDPSTITDWDGEHRFMVTSYAGKHDREYVYSVEKSAVVRVGNVTLLTQADVDAFGEAMISEIDGNLTIGQTDGEDVIETLEPLNHLRKIKHNLTINPTYESEEIIGLENLEEVSAIVVDANTPLKKLCLPKLKRIYLDFKFSGIGQLEEIDFPELESIEGGMDVSSMFALISVKLPKLQSVSSLTINYCTSLESISVPVLEEVTTLTVSNNNVLQAIDFTSLQTVTGRFTLSKGVFENLEGFKSLATIGSTLEIQDLSDLTSLDGLEALTTVGESANFRSMSSLADLSALGSLTKVSSLYFSEILAEDYSFLEHSLSVGSLSFSQSNVAELDIREIDGLTYLEVRNNNVPLTLIGDEAISMQRLSLYAPNIVIKGIKEVTTTDFFEFWISGSRTEAVQLNVEKVTGKFSLTVVAAVDDLDLPNLKEVDGEFGFYIQGRSRVNLPKLTKIGSLSAGHCCNMELLSLPALETVKGDFNIRANDSYGGHLDGIYAPALRSIGGKLTLNAWTTRTASLEYVNFPVLVSASAVEIKTNVGLFDFSGLKSVIPVLTSDKWIVSGNGYNPQYQDMVNGNWKKE comes from the coding sequence ATGCGATTGATAAATATAAAAGCGGCCCTTTTTCTTCTCTGCGGGTTGGTGTTTGCGGTGGGCTGTGACGATGATGACAGCGACTTCAAGGGGAGAGACAATTACATCACTTCATTCTGCTTGGTTAAGGGGGAGACAACCTTGACGGCTTCCATCCTCGATGATTCTTTGAAGATTGTTGTGCCGGAGGATTTTTCGTTCGACGGTATGCGACCGGAGTTCAGCGTGAGCGAGAACGCCACGATCTCTCCCGATCCCTCGACGATCACGGATTGGGACGGGGAACACCGTTTCATGGTGACCTCCTATGCGGGGAAACATGACCGGGAATACGTTTATTCGGTAGAAAAATCTGCTGTTGTCCGGGTGGGTAATGTTACTTTACTCACGCAGGCGGACGTGGATGCCTTCGGGGAGGCTATGATTAGCGAGATTGATGGTAATTTGACGATCGGTCAGACCGATGGGGAAGATGTTATCGAGACGTTGGAACCCCTGAATCATTTGCGGAAAATCAAGCACAATCTTACGATTAACCCGACGTACGAGAGCGAGGAGATCATCGGCTTGGAGAATCTTGAGGAGGTGAGCGCTATCGTCGTGGATGCGAATACCCCGTTGAAAAAACTTTGCTTGCCAAAGTTGAAACGGATATATTTGGATTTCAAATTTTCCGGAATCGGTCAGTTGGAGGAGATTGATTTCCCGGAATTGGAATCTATTGAAGGGGGAATGGACGTGTCTTCCATGTTCGCATTGATCTCCGTGAAACTGCCTAAATTGCAGAGTGTATCTTCTTTAACGATCAATTATTGCACGTCCTTGGAAAGTATCTCTGTCCCGGTTTTGGAAGAGGTTACGACATTGACGGTCTCGAACAACAACGTCCTGCAGGCGATTGATTTCACCTCCTTGCAGACCGTGACCGGGAGATTTACCTTGTCCAAAGGTGTGTTTGAAAATTTAGAAGGGTTTAAATCTCTGGCAACTATCGGTTCAACTCTTGAAATACAAGATCTGAGTGACCTGACGAGCCTCGACGGGTTGGAAGCTTTAACTACCGTGGGCGAGAGTGCTAACTTCCGCAGCATGAGTTCTCTTGCGGATTTATCTGCTCTTGGTTCGCTTACGAAGGTTTCCAGCCTTTATTTCTCGGAAATCCTTGCCGAGGATTACTCTTTCTTGGAGCATTCCCTATCTGTCGGTTCGCTCTCTTTTAGCCAATCAAATGTTGCGGAATTGGACATCCGGGAGATTGACGGCTTGACTTATCTTGAGGTTCGTAATAACAATGTGCCTCTCACCTTGATCGGTGACGAAGCTATCTCCATGCAACGTTTATCTCTTTATGCCCCGAATATTGTTATCAAGGGCATCAAGGAAGTCACGACGACAGATTTCTTTGAATTCTGGATATCCGGTAGTCGTACGGAGGCAGTTCAGTTGAATGTGGAAAAAGTGACCGGGAAATTCAGCCTCACGGTTGTGGCTGCCGTGGATGATTTGGATTTACCCAATTTGAAAGAAGTTGACGGGGAGTTCGGTTTTTACATTCAAGGACGCTCCCGGGTAAATCTACCGAAACTGACAAAAATCGGTTCGTTAAGTGCTGGACATTGCTGTAACATGGAGTTGCTGTCACTGCCTGCGCTGGAAACGGTGAAAGGTGATTTCAATATTAGGGCGAATGACTCTTATGGTGGTCATTTGGATGGTATCTATGCGCCGGCATTGAGGTCTATCGGGGGAAAGTTGACGTTGAACGCATGGACGACGAGAACAGCCTCTTTGGAATACGTCAATTTTCCGGTACTCGTGTCGGCGTCTGCTGTGGAGATTAAGACGAATGTGGGGTTATTCGACTTCTCCGGCTTGAAAAGCGTGATCCCGGTACTGACTTCCGACAAGTGGATCGTGTCGGGTAACGGGTATAATCCCCAGTATCAAGATATGGTTAATGGAAACTGGAAAAAGGAATAG
- a CDS encoding TonB-dependent receptor, with translation MKLIVFGVILWCSLFGNYLWAQKVDTTKVYNIDEVVVAAKRVQKEVIPVQTMEGPVLQRLTVHSVADALRYFSGVQIKDYGGIGGLKTVNIRAMGTQHVGVFYDGIELGNAQNGTVDLGRFSLDNMEAISLYNGQRSAIFQSAKDFGSAGSIYMTSRTPRFTDGKKYNAKVTFKTGSFGVANPSVLFEHRLGEHVSGAFSSEYMYTTGKYKFSYKKKNGYDTTEVRKNGDVRALRAEYGVFGRMNDGEWKAKAYFYDSERGYPGASVREEPGKFKHQDRQWDSNFFLQGSFLRHFSGYSLQMNAKYAYDYLHYLSDPRLDVSTMYVNNHFRQHEIYVSSANMFAILPFWNVDVSVDFQWNKLNADLVDFVYPTRYTTLGAVATALHFDRFKFQASVLGTFVHERTKVANGAADDMQEYTPTVVMAWQPFRVADFNVRAFYKRVFRMPTLNDLYYTFIGNINLEPEYTNQYNVGVTYNRNFDKGVLLGLDVQVDAYYNEVSDKIIAMPTSNQFRWTMVNLGEVEIRGVDVAVQSNWRFCQHWLLDARVNYTYQKAQDFTKKESTYYGDQIPYIPWHSGSLILNGTYKSWFLNYSFIYTGKRYEASANIPENRAKEWYTSDFSLSKNFSWRKTVIRLTAEVNNIFNQQYEVVQCYPMPGTNVKFIINIEI, from the coding sequence ATGAAATTAATCGTTTTTGGTGTAATTTTATGGTGTTCCTTGTTTGGGAATTATTTGTGGGCACAAAAAGTGGACACGACAAAGGTGTACAATATTGATGAGGTTGTTGTTGCCGCCAAGCGGGTTCAGAAGGAGGTGATTCCGGTTCAAACGATGGAAGGTCCGGTGTTGCAAAGGTTGACAGTACATTCCGTTGCGGATGCTTTGCGTTATTTTTCGGGGGTGCAGATCAAGGATTACGGGGGAATCGGGGGCTTGAAGACCGTGAATATCCGGGCGATGGGGACCCAACACGTGGGGGTGTTTTATGATGGTATCGAGTTGGGAAACGCACAGAACGGGACCGTGGATCTGGGACGTTTTTCACTGGATAACATGGAGGCGATCTCTTTGTATAACGGGCAGCGGAGTGCCATATTCCAGTCTGCCAAAGATTTTGGCTCGGCCGGGTCTATTTATATGACAAGCCGTACACCTAGATTTACAGACGGGAAGAAATATAACGCGAAGGTTACTTTTAAAACGGGATCTTTCGGGGTGGCGAATCCATCGGTGTTGTTTGAACATCGGTTGGGGGAACACGTGAGCGGGGCTTTTAGTTCGGAGTATATGTACACGACAGGAAAGTATAAGTTTAGCTACAAAAAAAAGAATGGTTACGATACGACTGAGGTTCGTAAGAACGGGGATGTTCGTGCTTTGCGGGCAGAGTATGGTGTGTTTGGCCGGATGAATGACGGGGAGTGGAAGGCTAAGGCATATTTTTATGATTCCGAAAGAGGTTATCCCGGCGCATCGGTACGGGAAGAGCCGGGAAAGTTCAAGCATCAGGATCGTCAATGGGATTCTAATTTTTTCCTTCAAGGTTCTTTTTTGAGGCATTTTAGTGGTTATAGTTTACAGATGAACGCGAAGTATGCCTATGATTATTTGCATTATCTTTCCGATCCCCGGTTGGACGTGAGTACGATGTACGTGAATAATCATTTCCGGCAACACGAAATTTATGTTTCGTCAGCCAATATGTTTGCCATTTTGCCTTTTTGGAACGTGGATGTGTCCGTGGATTTTCAGTGGAACAAGCTGAATGCAGATTTGGTGGATTTTGTCTATCCGACCCGTTACACGACTTTAGGGGCCGTGGCGACGGCCTTGCATTTTGACCGTTTTAAATTTCAGGCAAGCGTGTTGGGGACTTTCGTGCATGAGCGGACGAAGGTGGCGAATGGGGCAGCGGATGATATGCAGGAATATACACCCACGGTCGTGATGGCGTGGCAACCGTTCCGTGTGGCGGATTTTAACGTGAGGGCTTTTTATAAGCGAGTGTTCCGAATGCCGACGTTGAATGATTTGTATTATACTTTTATCGGGAATATAAATCTGGAACCGGAGTACACGAACCAGTATAACGTGGGAGTGACTTATAATCGCAACTTTGATAAAGGGGTGTTGCTGGGGCTGGACGTACAGGTGGATGCCTACTATAACGAGGTGTCGGATAAGATTATTGCCATGCCGACTTCCAATCAGTTTCGCTGGACGATGGTGAATCTGGGAGAGGTGGAAATTCGAGGGGTTGATGTCGCCGTGCAGAGTAACTGGAGGTTCTGTCAACATTGGTTGTTGGATGCCCGGGTGAATTACACATACCAGAAGGCTCAGGATTTCACGAAGAAGGAGAGTACGTATTACGGGGACCAGATTCCGTATATCCCTTGGCATAGCGGTTCGTTGATTCTGAACGGGACGTACAAGAGTTGGTTTTTGAATTATAGTTTTATATACACAGGGAAGCGTTACGAGGCGAGCGCGAATATCCCGGAGAATAGGGCTAAAGAGTGGTATACGAGTGATTTCTCGTTATCCAAGAATTTCTCGTGGCGAAAGACTGTAATTCGACTGACGGCGGAGGTGAATAATATTTTTAACCAGCAGTACGAGGTGGTACAGTGTTACCCGATGCCGGGGACGAACGTGAAGTTTATTATCAACATAGAAATTTAG
- a CDS encoding YncE family protein — translation MKLGMLMFLALGMLLFFSCRNDDDEIIPSVITKVTPSDSVPGPVKGFFLLNEGNMGSNKATLDYFDYASGEYHKNIFAERNPSVVKELGDVGNDIQIYGNKLYAVINCSHLLEVMDVNTAKEITKITVTNCRYIVFHEGFAYVSSYAGPVQIDPNARLGEVVKIDTATLKVVGSCTVGYQPEEMVIVGNKLYVANSGGYRVPNYDNTVSVIDLETFKETKKITVAINLHRMRVDQNGLIYVTSRGDYYNVHSNTYVINAKNDLVEGSLNFPASELYLCGDSLYSYSTEYSKITSKWTVNYTIYDTKAKRIVSRNFIKDGTEKSIVTPYALAVNPETGEIFVGDAGDYVTPGRLYCFGPDGKKKWDVQTGDIPAHIVFTTRPLQEKDGEEG, via the coding sequence ATGAAATTAGGTATGTTAATGTTCCTCGCGTTGGGAATGTTATTGTTTTTTTCTTGCCGGAATGATGATGATGAAATTATTCCGTCCGTAATAACGAAGGTTACCCCGAGCGATTCGGTGCCGGGGCCTGTAAAAGGTTTTTTCCTGTTGAACGAGGGGAATATGGGAAGTAATAAGGCCACGTTGGATTATTTTGATTATGCTTCCGGAGAGTATCATAAGAATATATTCGCAGAGCGGAACCCGAGCGTGGTAAAGGAGCTGGGAGACGTGGGGAATGATATTCAGATTTACGGGAATAAGTTGTACGCGGTGATTAATTGTTCTCACTTGCTCGAGGTGATGGATGTGAACACGGCTAAGGAAATTACGAAGATCACGGTAACGAATTGTCGTTATATTGTTTTTCATGAGGGATTCGCTTATGTCAGTTCGTATGCCGGACCGGTACAGATAGATCCGAATGCCCGTTTGGGTGAGGTGGTGAAGATTGACACGGCCACGCTGAAAGTCGTGGGGAGTTGTACCGTGGGGTACCAACCGGAAGAGATGGTGATTGTCGGGAATAAGTTATATGTTGCAAACTCTGGAGGATATCGTGTGCCTAACTACGATAATACGGTGTCCGTGATTGACTTGGAAACGTTTAAGGAAACGAAGAAAATCACGGTGGCGATTAATCTACATCGTATGCGTGTTGACCAAAATGGACTGATTTACGTGACTTCCCGCGGGGATTATTATAACGTACATTCAAATACTTACGTGATAAATGCGAAGAATGATCTCGTGGAAGGATCTTTGAATTTTCCGGCGAGCGAACTTTATTTGTGTGGCGATTCGCTTTATTCTTACAGCACGGAGTATAGTAAGATTACGAGTAAGTGGACGGTCAATTACACGATTTATGACACGAAGGCGAAACGTATTGTCTCTCGGAATTTTATCAAGGACGGAACCGAGAAGTCTATCGTGACTCCTTACGCTTTGGCGGTAAATCCGGAAACAGGCGAGATATTTGTGGGCGATGCCGGGGATTATGTTACCCCGGGGAGGTTGTACTGTTTCGGGCCTGACGGGAAGAAGAAATGGGATGTGCAAACGGGAGATATTCCTGCTCACATTGTGTTTACGACAAGGCCTTTACAGGAGAAAGACGGGGAGGAAGGATAA
- a CDS encoding DUF5074 domain-containing protein, with protein MRKSLYASVILFVLGIGACSDDDDVQGGGDDEYGYDDGAVLADDAIPQTIPHQSYFIANEDWFGHEMGSCNRFYPEKDTIVYRCFRKANPGKTLGVTTQFAMNWGGYIYFMSKQAPRLVIADAETLEEKISFNVIDGDGRGCLGVDVKTVYVATTNGIRIFRVNKWAFGGFVKGTSSATGDLYEGQIGDMVRAGDYVFAALQGKGVLVIDPVAHEVKKVIEVEMPGALCVDKEGYLWTSAKEKELWRIDPYTCEIVKQLKVAKAPSVGWGAWRPSSLCASTQKNVIYWNIGTAGIAGSTGNQEYRYDIDKDEMGPINGVSGYGVSRVETLIDVIVNCGGGTYDGTTGEQVSSMKILGGLTNENASYAYFFPSIPFFEDTNEPHVLVNQIILKPGEEKKICLSDQVYDADNTSVSILKDLIFNEKQKLVTYRVERDTLYLKAGSVPGSTKFIFNVCSNGRENEKSVRVDVRE; from the coding sequence ATGAGAAAAAGTTTGTATGCGAGCGTGATCCTATTTGTGTTAGGGATAGGAGCCTGCTCGGATGATGATGATGTGCAAGGTGGTGGAGATGATGAGTATGGATACGATGACGGGGCCGTGTTGGCTGATGACGCTATACCCCAGACAATCCCTCATCAGAGTTATTTTATCGCAAACGAGGATTGGTTCGGGCATGAGATGGGCAGTTGCAACCGGTTTTACCCGGAGAAGGATACGATCGTCTATCGTTGTTTCCGGAAGGCTAACCCGGGGAAGACATTAGGGGTAACTACTCAATTTGCAATGAATTGGGGTGGATATATTTATTTCATGTCGAAGCAGGCACCGCGTTTGGTAATAGCGGATGCGGAGACATTAGAGGAGAAAATATCGTTTAACGTGATCGATGGAGACGGGCGAGGTTGCCTGGGTGTGGACGTGAAGACGGTGTACGTGGCGACGACGAATGGGATCCGTATTTTCCGGGTGAATAAATGGGCTTTTGGTGGATTCGTGAAGGGGACTTCGAGTGCCACAGGCGATTTGTATGAAGGACAGATCGGTGATATGGTTCGTGCCGGGGATTATGTGTTTGCCGCTTTACAAGGTAAAGGGGTTTTGGTCATCGATCCGGTGGCTCATGAGGTGAAGAAGGTGATAGAGGTAGAGATGCCTGGGGCGTTGTGTGTGGATAAAGAGGGCTACCTGTGGACTTCAGCAAAAGAGAAGGAGTTATGGCGGATTGATCCTTACACGTGTGAAATCGTGAAACAGTTGAAGGTGGCAAAGGCCCCGTCTGTTGGTTGGGGAGCTTGGAGGCCGAGTTCTTTGTGTGCCAGTACGCAAAAAAACGTGATTTATTGGAATATCGGAACAGCGGGTATTGCTGGAAGTACGGGAAATCAGGAGTATCGTTATGATATTGACAAGGACGAGATGGGACCGATAAATGGTGTGAGTGGTTATGGGGTGTCACGCGTGGAGACGTTGATAGATGTTATCGTGAATTGTGGGGGAGGGACATATGACGGAACGACAGGTGAGCAAGTGAGCAGCATGAAGATTTTGGGAGGTTTGACGAATGAAAATGCGTCCTATGCTTATTTTTTCCCGTCCATCCCATTTTTTGAGGATACGAACGAGCCTCACGTGCTGGTGAACCAGATCATTTTGAAGCCAGGTGAGGAGAAGAAGATTTGTTTGAGTGATCAGGTGTATGATGCGGATAACACTTCTGTATCTATTTTGAAAGATTTGATTTTTAACGAGAAGCAAAAATTGGTGACTTACCGGGTGGAACGTGACACGTTGTATTTGAAGGCCGGAAGTGTTCCCGGTAGCACGAAGTTTATTTTTAATGTTTGTTCTAACGGGAGGGAGAATGAAAAGAGCGTTCGTGTTGATGTACGGGAGTAA
- a CDS encoding pilus assembly protein N-terminal domain-containing protein, which yields MKKFLNYMVCCVLVLALTACEDDDVISELVLAGSELQLYEGETGEVEITSGNGKYVIDVAQPTVAEAIVEDGKVVVKALKYGFTTLTISDGAGESASFDLSVLGYFDIELSSHEVEDFQNGRVMTVNIVEGNGEYSIKSADESIATAVVEKDSIIVIKTGNPGETVVTLTDKGGKQDTVHVISTEIVKLIPYKEDVFHIYSVSGRIQLKIEQGNGNYIATSSDESVVSVAEGTQNTIALMLEPKKVGTAILTITDQCGETGVLKVEVHWPVFKTDDPYVYFYGTNAVEKSIYLSGNDEYEVVGDSKPGVVTTSFLYGSLVMKPQGLGRTTLTLKDRSEQTIDVVVTVKDFLTEADVLADDRVRAELPSENVCYVKGEWPTGTFSATEEDGEVSIQWIPDGSMKNRPTQLKFNGGSEPGEKEFVSARHSFSTFTKANVTDVKVLKKDGKKIWVSCIVKGKLATWVGELE from the coding sequence ATGAAGAAATTTTTGAATTATATGGTATGTTGTGTTCTCGTGCTTGCGCTTACTGCTTGCGAGGATGATGACGTGATCAGCGAGTTAGTGCTTGCCGGTTCCGAGTTACAGTTGTACGAGGGAGAGACGGGTGAGGTTGAGATTACTTCAGGGAACGGTAAGTACGTGATTGATGTGGCTCAACCCACTGTGGCGGAAGCGATTGTGGAAGACGGTAAGGTCGTTGTGAAGGCGTTAAAGTATGGTTTCACGACGTTGACTATTTCCGACGGAGCTGGCGAATCGGCTAGTTTTGATTTGAGCGTGTTGGGGTATTTCGATATAGAATTGAGTAGTCACGAGGTGGAGGATTTTCAGAATGGTCGGGTGATGACCGTAAATATCGTGGAGGGTAACGGGGAGTACTCGATCAAGTCGGCAGATGAGTCAATAGCTACTGCCGTGGTAGAAAAGGATAGTATTATCGTGATCAAAACGGGGAATCCGGGAGAGACTGTTGTAACCCTCACGGATAAAGGGGGAAAACAGGACACGGTGCATGTCATTTCGACCGAGATTGTTAAGTTGATTCCGTATAAAGAGGATGTGTTTCACATTTATTCTGTGTCGGGTAGGATACAATTGAAGATAGAGCAGGGGAATGGTAATTATATAGCAACTTCTTCTGATGAGTCTGTCGTTAGTGTGGCAGAGGGAACGCAGAACACGATCGCTTTGATGCTTGAACCGAAGAAGGTGGGCACGGCGATATTGACGATAACGGATCAATGTGGTGAGACGGGGGTTTTGAAAGTGGAGGTACACTGGCCGGTGTTTAAGACGGATGATCCGTACGTCTATTTTTATGGAACAAATGCGGTGGAGAAGTCTATTTATTTGTCCGGGAACGATGAATATGAGGTTGTTGGAGATTCGAAGCCGGGAGTGGTGACGACGAGTTTCTTGTATGGTTCTTTGGTTATGAAACCACAAGGGCTAGGCCGGACGACGTTAACGCTCAAGGATCGCTCAGAGCAAACTATTGATGTCGTGGTAACAGTAAAGGATTTCCTGACAGAAGCGGACGTGTTGGCTGATGATCGGGTGCGGGCAGAGTTACCTAGCGAGAATGTGTGTTACGTGAAAGGGGAATGGCCGACGGGTACATTCTCGGCCACGGAGGAAGATGGTGAAGTTTCTATTCAATGGATTCCGGATGGTTCGATGAAAAATCGTCCGACGCAGTTGAAGTTCAATGGAGGATCGGAACCCGGGGAAAAGGAATTCGTATCGGCTCGTCATTCTTTTTCGACTTTCACGAAGGCGAACGTGACTGATGTGAAGGTGTTGAAGAAGGATGGGAAGAAGATTTGGGTATCTTGTATTGTGAAAGGTAAATTGGCGACTTGGGTAGGAGAGCTTGAATAG